The Acetonema longum DSM 6540 genome includes a region encoding these proteins:
- a CDS encoding SLC13 family permease — translation MSLALMSLIALLIVILISCVLPYNVGLLAIAFSFIVGILVAGMKVSAVLAGFPVGLFIILLGVTYLFGIAQENGTLDRLCGTCIKLVNGKASLVPIAFFLLGFVLSAIGPGPIPVVALLAPPAMGIASKLKINPFLMAILVINGANAASMSPITPSGAIAVGLIAKLGMPDISFELFRNSAVANAAINVVAYILFGGLTLLKNDFFSKNNAAKADGNPEAEALKALTYQKQHFLTLIGIGLMLFGALVLKFDVGLTGIFIGTILILLGCADEKKVLQNCIPWGALLMVCGVSVLVGLMSQTGGMDMFIGMIASISTPHSLPFVATLIPGLISAYSSSVGVVLPAFLPMVPGLVEQVGGDLVSIFSGVCMGSFIVDASPLSTLGALIIGAATPEMDKRKLFNQLLAWGLTMAFVGAAAAWLLF, via the coding sequence GTGTCCTTAGCATTAATGTCATTGATCGCTCTGCTGATTGTCATCCTGATATCCTGCGTACTGCCTTACAACGTCGGACTCCTGGCCATTGCCTTCAGCTTTATTGTCGGCATTTTGGTGGCCGGCATGAAAGTCAGCGCTGTGCTGGCCGGTTTTCCGGTAGGCCTTTTCATCATTTTACTCGGTGTTACCTATCTGTTCGGTATTGCCCAGGAGAACGGCACTTTGGACAGGCTGTGCGGCACCTGCATTAAACTGGTCAATGGTAAGGCCAGCTTAGTGCCGATTGCATTTTTCCTGTTAGGCTTTGTCCTGTCGGCAATCGGACCAGGCCCCATTCCGGTCGTCGCCTTGTTAGCCCCGCCGGCGATGGGTATCGCCAGCAAATTAAAAATAAACCCTTTCTTAATGGCCATCCTGGTTATCAATGGCGCTAACGCCGCTTCCATGTCGCCGATTACTCCCTCGGGAGCAATCGCAGTCGGCCTAATCGCCAAGCTAGGCATGCCTGACATTTCCTTTGAGCTGTTCAGAAACTCAGCAGTAGCCAATGCTGCTATTAATGTCGTAGCCTACATCCTCTTTGGCGGACTCACTTTACTGAAAAATGACTTCTTTAGCAAAAACAATGCCGCTAAGGCTGATGGGAATCCCGAAGCTGAAGCTCTTAAAGCCCTAACCTATCAGAAACAACACTTTTTGACTCTGATCGGTATCGGATTAATGCTGTTCGGCGCCCTGGTCCTGAAATTTGATGTCGGTCTGACCGGCATATTTATCGGTACGATTCTGATCCTCTTGGGCTGCGCCGATGAGAAAAAGGTTTTACAAAACTGCATTCCCTGGGGAGCGCTGTTGATGGTTTGTGGCGTATCGGTTCTGGTCGGCTTAATGAGCCAAACCGGCGGTATGGACATGTTTATCGGGATGATTGCAAGCATCTCAACACCGCATTCATTACCCTTTGTCGCTACTTTAATCCCCGGTCTGATATCGGCCTATTCCAGCTCAGTCGGCGTTGTACTGCCCGCATTCCTGCCGATGGTTCCCGGCTTGGTTGAACAAGTCGGCGGCGATTTAGTCAGCATTTTCTCCGGCGTATGCATGGGCAGCTTTATCGTTGACGCCAGCCCGCTGTCCACACTGGGAGCGCTAATCATTGGCGCAGCAACTCCGGAAATGGATAAACGGAAACTGTTCAATCAGCTGTTAGCCTGGGGCTTAACCATGGCCTTTGTAGGCGCTGCAGCAGCTTGGCTTCTTTTCTAG